One Streptomyces sp. NBC_01217 genomic region harbors:
- a CDS encoding alpha/beta hydrolase, translating into MTEYTDHHAPEGLRTRGTIVVVPGRGETRATYARFGKRLAADAYRVRVVDAPDLDADDLTGSLIRFGARLADAVEDTAAQDGVVRPVVLVGAGTGAGAVAALLGREETPAAPRPDAVVLAGLPGHAATAAGTWDHELDVRTFCPVHRGTLTDDSEVRRGSLDDAVPDALLTAAYDSEVDVPALILIGDADPLADRDALVRAAKSLPRARLSVVRGAHHDVLNDLQHRSVAAETVTFLETLRNDLVPVIAVDPSAW; encoded by the coding sequence ATGACCGAGTACACCGACCATCACGCACCCGAGGGTCTGCGCACACGCGGCACGATCGTCGTGGTGCCCGGCCGGGGCGAGACCCGGGCGACCTACGCCCGGTTCGGCAAGCGGCTCGCCGCCGACGCCTACCGCGTCCGCGTCGTCGACGCCCCGGACCTCGACGCCGACGACCTGACCGGCTCGCTCATCCGCTTCGGCGCACGGCTCGCCGACGCCGTCGAGGACACCGCGGCGCAGGACGGTGTCGTCCGCCCCGTCGTGCTGGTGGGGGCCGGCACCGGCGCCGGCGCCGTCGCCGCGCTCCTCGGCCGGGAAGAGACCCCTGCCGCCCCGCGGCCGGACGCCGTCGTTCTCGCCGGGCTTCCGGGCCATGCGGCCACCGCCGCCGGTACGTGGGACCACGAACTCGACGTACGCACCTTCTGTCCCGTCCACCGGGGCACGCTCACCGACGACTCCGAGGTCCGGCGGGGCTCGCTCGACGACGCGGTGCCGGACGCACTGCTCACGGCCGCGTACGACAGCGAGGTCGACGTCCCTGCGCTGATCCTCATCGGCGACGCCGATCCGCTCGCGGATCGCGACGCACTCGTCCGCGCGGCGAAGTCACTGCCACGCGCCCGCCTTTCGGTGGTCCGCGGCGCGCATCACGACGTCCTGAACGACTTGCAGCACCGCTCGGTCGCGGCCGAGACCGTCACCTTCCTGGAGACCCTGCGCAACGACCTGGTGCCGGTGATCGCGGTGGACCCGAGCGCATGGTGA
- a CDS encoding TauD/TfdA family dioxygenase, giving the protein MSFISTASLVDVEREPGRPPILRAATTGDAPGWAAEHRDALRAVVAEHGSVLVRGLGLRDVAGTGAVFSRLAGGLMAEKEVFAPRETYSDGVYSSTKWPSNQPMCMHHELSYTLEFPGLMMFACVGAPTEGGATAVADSPAVLDALPAGLTERFEREGWLLTRSYNDEIGASVAEAFGTDDRGAVESYCRANAIGFEWQPDGGLRTSQRRSAVVRHPVTGRRCWFNQIAFLNEWTMAPEVREYLVDVYGADGLPFNTRFGNGDPIGEDVVQLLNDVYEANTVREPWLAGDLMLVDNVRTAHSREPFEGPREVLVAMADPVRLADCSPTVEVSTG; this is encoded by the coding sequence ATGTCGTTCATATCCACGGCGTCGCTGGTCGACGTGGAACGGGAACCCGGCAGGCCTCCCATCCTGCGGGCCGCAACCACCGGCGACGCGCCGGGCTGGGCCGCCGAGCACCGGGACGCGCTGCGCGCTGTCGTCGCCGAGCACGGTTCGGTCCTGGTCCGCGGACTCGGGCTGCGCGACGTGGCCGGGACCGGCGCCGTCTTTTCGAGGCTGGCAGGCGGTCTGATGGCCGAGAAGGAGGTCTTCGCGCCCCGGGAGACGTACTCGGACGGCGTGTACTCCTCGACGAAGTGGCCGTCGAACCAGCCGATGTGCATGCACCACGAACTGAGCTACACGCTTGAGTTCCCCGGCCTGATGATGTTCGCCTGCGTCGGCGCGCCCACCGAGGGCGGGGCGACCGCGGTGGCCGACTCACCGGCCGTGCTCGACGCACTGCCCGCCGGGCTGACCGAGCGGTTCGAGCGGGAGGGCTGGCTGCTCACCCGCAGCTACAACGACGAGATCGGGGCGTCCGTCGCCGAGGCGTTCGGCACCGACGACCGGGGCGCCGTCGAGAGCTACTGCCGCGCCAACGCGATCGGGTTCGAGTGGCAGCCCGACGGCGGACTGCGCACCAGCCAGCGCCGCAGTGCCGTGGTGCGTCATCCGGTCACCGGCCGGCGCTGCTGGTTCAACCAGATCGCGTTCCTCAACGAGTGGACGATGGCCCCCGAGGTGCGCGAGTACCTGGTGGACGTCTACGGCGCCGACGGGCTGCCGTTCAACACCCGCTTCGGCAACGGCGACCCGATCGGCGAGGACGTCGTACAACTGCTCAACGACGTGTACGAGGCCAATACCGTCCGCGAACCGTGGCTGGCCGGAGACCTGATGCTGGTCGACAACGTCCGCACCGCGCACAGCCGGGAGCCCTTCGAGGGACCGCGCGAAGTGCTCGTCGCCATGGCCGACCCGGTGCGACTGGCCGACTGCTCGCCGACCGTCGAGGTGAGCACAGGATGA
- the sbnA gene encoding 2,3-diaminopropionate biosynthesis protein SbnA, which yields MPVISVPYAFNEEELYVDLRPTFGHSLFLKCEGFNFAGSIKLKAATEMVETAEREGILRPDSILVESSSGNLGVALSMIAASKGYRFLCVTDSRGSLSTRMMMEALGSQVHVIAGQEANGGFLSARIEFIRSLCASDDRYVWLSQYTNPSNWKAHYRRTGPEIARQFPQLDVLFVGAGTTGTLMGCARYFRGWHRPVRIVAVDSVGSVSFGGASGRRMIPGLGMSMRPPLLDESYVDEVIRVEEADTIRTCHRLARRGFLFGGSTGTVVSGATSWLARHDAPDITSVAVSPDLGERYLDTIYQTNWLQDLYGDDVLNSEEVAAGAWAPAPAPPKRWRRRLGLQTGDRNGDHHQLQDRQT from the coding sequence GTGCCCGTCATATCCGTTCCCTACGCCTTCAACGAGGAGGAACTCTATGTCGACCTCCGGCCGACCTTCGGGCACTCCCTCTTCCTGAAGTGCGAGGGCTTCAACTTCGCCGGCTCGATCAAGTTGAAGGCCGCCACCGAGATGGTGGAGACCGCAGAGCGGGAGGGAATCCTGAGGCCGGACTCGATCCTGGTCGAGTCCTCCTCCGGAAACCTCGGCGTGGCTCTGAGCATGATCGCGGCGAGCAAGGGCTACCGGTTCCTGTGCGTGACGGACTCCCGAGGCAGCCTGTCGACCCGGATGATGATGGAGGCGTTGGGCAGCCAGGTGCACGTGATCGCCGGACAGGAGGCCAACGGCGGCTTCCTCAGCGCGCGGATCGAGTTCATCCGCTCGCTGTGCGCCTCCGACGACCGGTACGTGTGGCTCAGCCAGTACACCAATCCGAGCAACTGGAAGGCGCACTACCGCAGGACGGGACCGGAGATCGCCCGCCAGTTCCCGCAGCTGGACGTGCTGTTCGTCGGGGCCGGCACCACCGGGACGCTGATGGGCTGCGCGCGCTACTTCCGTGGGTGGCACCGGCCGGTGCGAATCGTCGCGGTGGACAGCGTCGGCTCGGTGTCCTTCGGCGGGGCGTCGGGCCGGCGGATGATTCCAGGGCTGGGGATGAGCATGCGCCCGCCTCTGCTCGACGAGTCCTATGTGGACGAGGTGATACGTGTCGAGGAGGCGGACACCATCCGCACCTGCCACCGTCTGGCCAGGCGAGGCTTCCTGTTCGGCGGCTCCACCGGCACGGTGGTCAGCGGCGCGACGAGCTGGCTGGCCCGGCACGACGCGCCCGACATCACCTCGGTGGCCGTCAGTCCTGACCTCGGTGAGCGCTACCTCGACACCATTTACCAGACCAACTGGCTGCAGGATCTCTACGGCGACGACGTACTCAACTCCGAGGAGGTGGCCGCCGGTGCCTGGGCCCCCGCCCCCGCACCACCGAAACGGTGGAGACGGCGCCTGGGCCTGCAGACCGGCGACCGCAACGGCGACCACCATCAGCTCCAGGACCGTCAGACCTAG
- the sbnB gene encoding 2,3-diaminopropionate biosynthesis protein SbnB: MTVTGSPATEDATASPVTVPPFAVISGAQVRRALHGNEKRIVELTEATYRAHGAGDSVNPPSYFLRFPDRPSSRIIALPASIGGTVRVDGVKWISSFPENVAAGVPRASAVLILNDHDTGYPFACLESSIISATRTAASAASAANWLSRDRPRPARVGFFGTGLIARYIHTFLVGTGWSFDEIGVHDLSADSAAGFRCYLEQSGTTGRITVHDGAEQLIRNSDLVVFATVAGQPHVSDPSWFAHHPVVLHVSLRDLAPEILLASTNIVDDIEHCLKADTSPHLAEQLTGGREFLHGTLDDVMAGRVSVPADRTAVFSPFGLGVLDLAVGKYVYDEVVRCGELHVVDDFFHELSRYG; the protein is encoded by the coding sequence ATGACCGTCACCGGTTCCCCCGCGACAGAGGACGCGACCGCCTCGCCGGTCACCGTGCCGCCGTTCGCGGTGATCTCCGGTGCCCAGGTCCGGCGCGCCCTGCACGGGAACGAGAAGCGGATCGTGGAGCTGACCGAGGCCACCTACCGGGCGCACGGCGCCGGTGATTCGGTGAATCCGCCGTCGTACTTCCTGCGTTTCCCCGACCGTCCGTCCTCCCGGATCATCGCGCTGCCCGCCTCGATCGGCGGGACGGTGCGGGTGGACGGTGTGAAGTGGATCTCCAGCTTCCCGGAGAACGTGGCGGCCGGCGTCCCGAGGGCCTCGGCTGTGCTGATCCTCAACGACCATGACACCGGCTATCCGTTCGCCTGCCTGGAGAGCTCGATCATCAGCGCCACCAGGACGGCCGCGTCGGCGGCTTCGGCGGCGAACTGGCTCAGCCGCGACCGGCCGCGACCGGCGCGTGTCGGGTTCTTCGGGACGGGCCTGATCGCCCGCTACATCCACACCTTCCTGGTCGGCACCGGCTGGTCGTTCGACGAGATCGGTGTGCACGACCTGTCCGCCGACAGCGCGGCCGGCTTCCGGTGCTACCTGGAGCAGTCGGGCACCACCGGCCGGATCACCGTGCACGACGGTGCCGAGCAGCTGATCCGCAACAGCGACCTGGTGGTCTTCGCCACCGTCGCCGGTCAGCCCCATGTCAGCGACCCCTCGTGGTTCGCGCATCATCCAGTGGTGCTGCATGTGTCGCTGCGCGACCTCGCGCCGGAGATCCTGCTCGCCTCGACCAATATCGTCGATGACATCGAGCACTGTCTGAAGGCCGACACCTCGCCGCATCTGGCCGAACAGCTCACGGGCGGCCGGGAGTTCCTGCACGGCACATTGGACGACGTGATGGCCGGGCGGGTGTCGGTTCCCGCGGACCGGACGGCGGTGTTCTCGCCCTTCGGCCTCGGGGTGCTCGACCTCGCGGTCGGCAAGTACGTCTACGACGAGGTGGTCCGCTGCGGGGAGTTGCACGTCGTCGACGACTTCTTCCACGAGCTGAGCCGGTACGGATGA
- the ssuE gene encoding NADPH-dependent FMN reductase produces the protein MAAILSVSGSPSATSRTARLLRHLDDRLRHQGHDVTPLDVRTLPADALLGADFRHPAVVAATALFEQVDGVVIGTPIYKAAYSGLLKSLLDLLPQYALTGKTVLPLATGGSTAHVLAIDYALRPVLSSMGAAHIVPGWFTLDKDITVGDDGTLTVAPGAAEALVKVTDGFSVALGGRTTVLAPTG, from the coding sequence ATGGCCGCCATTCTGTCCGTCTCCGGAAGCCCCTCCGCCACCTCCCGCACCGCACGGCTTCTGCGCCACCTGGACGACCGGCTCCGGCACCAGGGCCACGACGTGACCCCGCTGGACGTGCGCACCCTGCCCGCCGACGCGCTGCTCGGCGCCGACTTCCGGCACCCGGCCGTCGTCGCGGCCACCGCGCTGTTCGAGCAGGTGGACGGGGTGGTCATCGGCACCCCCATCTACAAGGCCGCCTACTCGGGGCTCCTGAAGTCGCTGCTCGACCTGCTCCCGCAGTATGCGCTGACCGGCAAGACCGTGCTGCCGCTGGCCACCGGCGGCAGCACGGCCCATGTCCTGGCCATCGACTACGCGCTGCGCCCGGTGCTGAGCTCGATGGGCGCCGCACACATCGTCCCGGGCTGGTTCACGCTCGACAAGGACATCACCGTCGGCGACGACGGCACGCTGACCGTCGCGCCGGGCGCCGCCGAGGCGCTGGTCAAGGTCACGGACGGGTTCTCCGTCGCGCTGGGCGGCCGTACGACGGTGCTGGCGCCCACCGGCTGA
- a CDS encoding cupin domain-containing protein encodes MPRRPGRRRPRRSPTGRGRPGRTPGPGRSGHHIRADALDGDTAQTGGMRRFAAVSGKTVGSEKLWMGQTHVAPATSSSDHHHGESETAIHVVSGHPEFVFLDASGDEPEEVRLRTSPGDYIFVPPFVPHREENPDPAEEAVVVIARSTQEAIVVNLPRLYALPAEEA; translated from the coding sequence GTGCCACGTCGGCCGGGAAGGCGTCGTCCTCGTAGGAGTCCCACAGGCCGCGGGCGACCTGGACGAACTCCAGGGCCCGGCCGTAGCGGACACCACATCCGCGCCGATGCCCTGGACGGCGACACAGCCCAGACCGGCGGCATGCGCAGGTTCGCCGCCGTCAGCGGGAAGACCGTCGGCTCCGAGAAGCTGTGGATGGGCCAGACCCACGTGGCGCCCGCGACCTCCTCCTCCGACCACCACCACGGCGAATCCGAGACCGCGATCCATGTGGTCAGCGGACACCCCGAGTTCGTCTTCCTGGACGCCTCGGGCGACGAACCGGAGGAGGTACGGCTGCGCACCTCACCCGGTGACTACATCTTCGTCCCGCCGTTCGTGCCGCACCGCGAGGAGAACCCCGACCCGGCCGAGGAGGCCGTGGTCGTGATCGCCCGCAGCACCCAGGAGGCGATCGTGGTGAACCTCCCCCGCCTGTACGCGCTCCCGGCGGAGGAAGCCTGA
- a CDS encoding Pls/PosA family non-ribosomal peptide synthetase: MEEKSVEVLTPGPDESAIDKREYTGPTTGIEKDLAEVLADVMGVERVPVDSHFFDDLGANSLVMAHFCARVRKRADLPSASMKDIYRHPTVRSLATGLADVALFPVKPPVPAPAGVVTPSGTVRYALCGTLQFLLFLGYSFLAGLVADRGYAWVSAGSDVIDIYLRSFVFGGVGFIGLCTFPIVAKWLLIGRWKPREFPVWGLTYLRFWTVKVLIHANPMIFFVGNPLYVLYLRALGARIGKEVTILSRNIPVCPDLLTIGAGTVIRKDSFFLCYRAHAGRIQTGRVTLGRDVFIGEKTVLDIDTSMADGAQLGHTSTLYSGQRVPGGRHWHGSPAQLTEHDYLSIEPARCGTLRRTGFGLVTVLQLFFLYVPLTVGGAYMLFTLVPALHSRLGPGTVGFASPVLYLDALVLSLLLFFGFVVLGLAVLFTVPRLLNRFIEPDKVYPLYGFHYSAHRAIGRMTNLKFFTWLFGDSSYIVHYLRGLGYDLSRVEQTGSNFGTEVQHETPYLCSVGSGTMVADGLSIVNAEFSSTSFRVSRASIGPHNFLGNNIAYPSGARTGENCLLATKVMIPLDGDVREGVGLLGSPCFEIPRSVERDSRFDHLRTGDELRRSLAAKNRYNIRSMVFFLLVRWLHFFVLTVLALANVDLYDSYGHVLTAAFLVFSLGFTAVYFVLVERGIAAFRSLRPQLCSIYEPYFWWHERLWKVPDTYLDVFNGTPFKNVIWRMLGVRIGSRVFDDGCYLTERALTTIGNDCTLNAGSKIQCHSQEDGTFKSDRSTIDAGCTLGVGAHVHYGVTMGEGAVLAADSFLMKGEEVPSHARWGGNPATELRETPYQPEALIRQG, translated from the coding sequence ATGGAGGAGAAATCCGTCGAAGTCCTGACGCCCGGGCCGGATGAATCCGCGATCGACAAGCGCGAATACACCGGCCCGACGACCGGCATCGAGAAAGACCTCGCCGAGGTGCTGGCCGACGTCATGGGCGTCGAACGGGTACCGGTCGACAGTCACTTCTTCGACGACCTCGGTGCCAACTCGCTGGTGATGGCCCATTTCTGCGCACGGGTCAGGAAGCGGGCGGACCTCCCGTCGGCATCGATGAAGGACATCTACCGCCACCCGACCGTCCGGAGCCTGGCAACGGGACTCGCGGACGTCGCGCTCTTCCCCGTCAAACCGCCGGTCCCGGCGCCCGCCGGGGTGGTGACCCCGTCCGGAACGGTGCGGTACGCGCTCTGCGGAACACTGCAGTTCCTGCTCTTTCTGGGATATTCCTTCCTCGCCGGACTTGTTGCCGACCGGGGCTACGCCTGGGTCTCCGCCGGCTCGGACGTAATCGACATCTACCTGCGGTCGTTCGTCTTCGGCGGCGTCGGATTCATCGGTCTGTGCACCTTCCCGATCGTGGCCAAATGGCTCCTCATCGGCCGGTGGAAACCACGAGAGTTCCCCGTCTGGGGTCTGACGTATCTGCGTTTTTGGACCGTCAAGGTGCTGATCCACGCCAACCCGATGATCTTCTTCGTCGGCAATCCCCTGTACGTGCTGTACCTGCGGGCCCTGGGCGCACGGATCGGCAAGGAGGTCACGATCCTCTCGCGCAACATTCCGGTCTGCCCCGACCTGCTCACGATCGGCGCCGGCACGGTGATCCGCAAGGACTCGTTCTTCCTCTGCTACCGGGCGCACGCCGGCCGTATCCAGACCGGCCGGGTCACCCTCGGCCGGGACGTGTTCATCGGTGAGAAGACCGTGCTCGACATCGACACATCGATGGCCGACGGAGCCCAGCTCGGCCACACGTCCACGCTGTACAGCGGCCAGCGGGTCCCGGGCGGCCGGCACTGGCACGGATCCCCTGCGCAGCTCACGGAGCACGACTACCTGAGCATCGAGCCGGCCAGGTGCGGCACCCTGCGCAGGACCGGGTTCGGGCTCGTCACCGTGCTTCAGCTGTTCTTCCTCTACGTGCCGCTGACCGTCGGGGGCGCGTACATGCTGTTCACCCTGGTTCCGGCGCTGCACAGCCGGCTGGGTCCGGGCACGGTGGGGTTCGCCTCACCCGTCCTCTACCTCGACGCGCTGGTCCTTTCCCTCCTGCTGTTCTTCGGATTCGTCGTCCTGGGCCTGGCCGTGTTGTTCACCGTTCCGCGTCTGCTGAACCGGTTCATCGAGCCGGACAAGGTCTATCCGCTGTACGGGTTCCACTACTCGGCGCACCGGGCGATCGGCCGCATGACCAATCTGAAGTTCTTCACCTGGCTGTTCGGTGACAGCTCCTACATCGTCCACTATCTGCGCGGCCTCGGATACGACTTGTCCCGGGTCGAGCAGACAGGGTCGAATTTCGGCACGGAAGTGCAGCACGAGACCCCGTATCTGTGCTCGGTCGGCAGCGGGACGATGGTCGCCGACGGGCTCTCCATCGTCAACGCCGAATTCTCGAGCACGTCGTTCCGGGTGTCCCGGGCATCGATCGGGCCGCACAACTTCCTCGGGAACAACATCGCTTATCCCTCGGGGGCCAGGACGGGCGAGAACTGCCTCCTCGCGACGAAGGTGATGATCCCGCTCGACGGCGACGTACGCGAGGGAGTGGGTCTGCTCGGCTCGCCGTGCTTCGAGATTCCCCGGTCGGTCGAGCGCGACTCCCGGTTCGACCATCTGCGCACCGGCGACGAGTTGCGCCGCAGCCTCGCAGCGAAGAACCGCTACAACATCCGCTCGATGGTCTTCTTCCTGCTCGTGCGGTGGCTGCACTTCTTCGTGCTCACCGTGCTCGCACTGGCCAACGTCGATCTCTACGACTCCTACGGGCATGTGCTGACCGCTGCGTTCCTGGTGTTCAGCCTCGGGTTCACCGCTGTGTACTTCGTACTGGTGGAGCGCGGCATCGCGGCATTCCGTTCGCTGCGGCCGCAGTTGTGTTCCATCTACGAGCCGTACTTCTGGTGGCACGAGCGCCTCTGGAAGGTGCCTGACACCTACCTCGACGTCTTCAACGGCACCCCTTTCAAGAACGTGATCTGGCGGATGCTGGGGGTGCGGATCGGCAGCAGGGTCTTCGACGACGGCTGCTATCTGACGGAGCGGGCGCTCACCACCATCGGGAACGACTGCACGCTCAACGCGGGAAGCAAGATCCAGTGCCACTCGCAGGAGGACGGCACCTTCAAGTCCGATCGCAGCACCATCGACGCCGGCTGCACCCTCGGTGTGGGGGCCCATGTCCACTACGGCGTGACGATGGGCGAGGGCGCGGTGCTCGCTGCCGACTCCTTCCTCATGAAGGGCGAGGAAGTCCCGTCGCACGCGCGCTGGGGAGGAAATCCCGCCACGGAGTTGCGAGAAACCCCTTATCAGCCCGAGGCGCTGATCCGGCAGGGATAG
- a CDS encoding non-ribosomal peptide synthetase codes for MGIQVQADREFWRAVLVAGGFTAIPRWTTDPVTGVDEHEATVPDEVVAALGRLAGDLAVSLDSVLLAAHAKVLSALSGEHEVATGYVTAEGGLPLPCRLTTASASWRTLLRDAHRAVSDLLSHQDFPVDELRRELGLAEVPMEAVLDPHGTGGELAGDTVLRVGFSQRGGRLVLRLRYRTDALDADCAVRIAGYHLTALALIAAGPDAEHGRQSLLSAEEFRFQLEGLAGPRRELPDRRFHELFEQRVAMHPDAVAAVHGERRLTYRELNARANRVGRALLARGLRPEGVVAVVTERNLDWMAAVLAVFKAGGVYLPIEPHFPADRLAAMLSRAGCGLVLTEPGSAATLDRALGSLPGVQKLFVGAAREEGHADDDLGVRVAADQLAYIYFTSGSTGEPKGAMCEHAGMLNHLYAKIDDLGIGEGQVVAQTAPQCFDISLWQLVSGLLVGGRTLLVEQEVILDVQRFVDKIVDGRVAVLQVVPSYLDVVVSCLTQQRRELPDLRCVSVTGEALKTGLVQRWFAAQPGIRLVNAYGLTETSDDTNHEVMDRVPDGGRVLLGRAINNVRVHVVDEHLAPVPLGAPGLIVFSGLCVGRGYVNDPELTRQAYLSDPHRAGARLYRGGDYGRWQPGGKLEFLGRKDTQVKIRGFRIEIGEIENTLLRVPGVRDGAVVVAERAGRSKRLVAFYSGRRPLEEGVLPERLGESLPEYMVPSAFHWRESLPLTTNSKIDRKVLRTLAGELDVIQDDFRAPHTPTELRLAAAWAKVLGIPQHRIGRQDHFFDRGGTSLSAVKLAITLDRAVSLKDVTLHPVLADLAGLVDGRSQRRSGLLQSLSEPDGAQAAAALVCFPYAGGNAVDFRPMAGALPDGGLAVYAVELPGHDVTAESEPLASMAEVVEQVVDEIVRRGLTGVLLWGHSSGTALAVETARKLQERGVDVQRVFLAAQLLGNAADRRAAIAGLTGRSNAAIAAELGAGGGYTELGELDARHAEHAGATYRHDCVSAHRYFADALDSPPAPKLSAPVTVVVAADDPGTAQYRRRYRDWQLLAEQVDLHELADGGHYFLRTRPAEAAQAVLRAAELFASS; via the coding sequence ATGGGAATACAAGTGCAGGCCGACCGGGAGTTCTGGCGCGCCGTGCTCGTCGCCGGTGGATTCACCGCGATCCCGCGGTGGACGACCGATCCGGTGACGGGTGTCGACGAACACGAGGCAACGGTTCCGGACGAAGTCGTGGCGGCGTTGGGCCGGCTGGCCGGGGACCTGGCGGTGTCGCTCGACTCGGTGCTGCTGGCCGCGCACGCCAAGGTGCTCTCCGCCCTGTCCGGCGAGCACGAGGTCGCGACCGGCTACGTCACCGCGGAGGGTGGTCTGCCGCTGCCCTGCCGGCTGACCACCGCATCCGCCTCGTGGCGGACGCTGCTGCGCGACGCCCATCGGGCCGTGTCGGATCTGCTGTCGCACCAGGACTTTCCGGTCGACGAGCTCAGGCGCGAACTGGGCCTGGCCGAAGTGCCGATGGAGGCCGTGCTCGATCCGCACGGCACGGGCGGTGAACTCGCCGGTGACACCGTGCTGCGGGTGGGTTTCTCGCAGCGCGGCGGCCGGCTCGTGCTGCGGCTGCGGTACCGGACCGACGCCCTCGACGCGGACTGCGCCGTCAGGATCGCCGGTTACCACCTCACCGCACTCGCGCTCATCGCCGCCGGTCCGGACGCCGAGCACGGGCGGCAGAGCCTGCTCTCCGCCGAGGAGTTCCGTTTCCAGTTGGAAGGGCTCGCCGGTCCGCGCCGGGAGCTGCCGGACCGCCGGTTCCACGAGCTGTTCGAGCAGCGGGTGGCGATGCACCCGGACGCCGTCGCGGCGGTGCACGGGGAGCGGCGGCTGACATACCGCGAACTCAACGCGCGCGCCAACCGGGTGGGACGGGCCCTGCTCGCGCGGGGGCTGCGCCCCGAGGGCGTCGTCGCGGTGGTGACCGAGCGCAACCTGGACTGGATGGCCGCCGTCCTCGCCGTGTTCAAGGCCGGAGGTGTGTACCTGCCCATCGAGCCGCATTTCCCGGCCGATCGCCTCGCGGCCATGCTCTCCCGCGCCGGGTGCGGGCTCGTGCTGACCGAGCCCGGCAGCGCCGCAACGCTCGACCGGGCCCTCGGCTCGCTGCCCGGGGTCCAGAAGCTCTTCGTCGGCGCGGCCCGCGAGGAGGGCCATGCCGACGACGATCTGGGCGTCCGCGTGGCAGCGGACCAGCTCGCCTACATCTACTTCACCTCCGGCTCCACGGGTGAGCCGAAGGGCGCGATGTGTGAGCACGCGGGCATGCTCAACCACCTCTACGCCAAGATCGACGACCTGGGGATCGGCGAGGGACAGGTGGTCGCCCAGACCGCACCCCAGTGCTTCGACATCTCACTGTGGCAGCTGGTGTCCGGGCTCCTGGTCGGGGGTCGGACCCTGCTGGTGGAGCAGGAGGTGATCCTGGACGTCCAGCGGTTCGTCGACAAGATCGTCGACGGCCGGGTCGCCGTACTCCAGGTCGTTCCCTCCTATCTGGACGTCGTTGTGTCCTGTCTGACGCAGCAGCGCCGCGAACTGCCTGACCTGCGGTGCGTGTCGGTCACCGGCGAGGCACTGAAGACCGGGCTGGTGCAGCGCTGGTTCGCCGCCCAGCCCGGGATCAGACTGGTCAACGCCTACGGGCTGACCGAGACCTCGGACGACACCAACCACGAGGTCATGGACCGAGTGCCCGACGGGGGCCGGGTCCTGCTGGGTCGCGCGATCAATAACGTGCGCGTCCACGTCGTCGACGAGCACCTGGCTCCGGTACCGCTCGGCGCCCCCGGTCTGATCGTCTTCTCCGGCCTCTGCGTCGGCCGCGGATACGTCAACGACCCCGAACTCACCCGGCAGGCCTACCTGTCCGATCCGCACCGTGCGGGCGCCCGGCTCTACCGGGGCGGCGACTACGGCCGCTGGCAGCCCGGGGGCAAGCTGGAGTTCCTCGGCCGCAAGGACACCCAGGTGAAGATCCGTGGTTTCCGGATCGAGATCGGCGAGATCGAGAACACGCTGTTGCGGGTGCCCGGTGTTCGCGACGGCGCGGTGGTGGTCGCCGAGCGGGCCGGTCGGAGCAAGCGCCTGGTGGCGTTCTACTCCGGTCGGCGGCCACTGGAGGAGGGCGTACTGCCGGAGCGGCTCGGTGAGTCGCTGCCCGAGTACATGGTCCCGTCGGCCTTCCACTGGCGAGAGAGTCTGCCGCTGACGACCAACAGCAAGATTGACAGGAAGGTTCTTCGGACGCTCGCCGGAGAACTCGATGTGATCCAGGACGACTTCCGCGCGCCGCACACACCGACCGAACTGCGCCTGGCGGCCGCGTGGGCGAAGGTGCTCGGCATCCCGCAGCACCGGATCGGGCGGCAGGACCACTTCTTCGACCGCGGCGGCACATCGCTGTCGGCAGTCAAGCTGGCGATCACCCTGGACCGTGCGGTGTCCCTCAAGGACGTCACCCTTCATCCGGTCCTGGCCGATCTGGCCGGGCTGGTCGACGGCAGGTCCCAGCGGCGCTCCGGGCTGCTCCAGTCGCTGTCGGAACCGGACGGTGCGCAGGCCGCCGCTGCCCTGGTGTGCTTCCCCTACGCCGGCGGCAACGCGGTGGACTTCAGGCCGATGGCCGGGGCGCTGCCGGACGGCGGCCTTGCGGTCTACGCCGTGGAGCTGCCCGGTCACGACGTGACGGCCGAGAGCGAGCCGCTCGCGTCGATGGCCGAGGTGGTCGAGCAGGTCGTCGACGAGATCGTCCGGCGTGGCCTGACCGGCGTCCTGCTGTGGGGACATTCCTCGGGCACCGCGCTCGCCGTGGAGACGGCCAGAAAGCTGCAGGAGCGCGGGGTGGACGTCCAGCGGGTGTTCCTCGCCGCGCAGCTGCTCGGCAACGCCGCCGACCGGCGCGCCGCCATCGCCGGGCTGACGGGGCGAAGCAACGCCGCGATCGCCGCAGAGCTGGGCGCGGGCGGCGGATACACCGAGCTCGGTGAGCTGGATGCGAGGCACGCCGAGCACGCCGGTGCGACCTACCGGCACGACTGCGTATCCGCGCACCGCTATTTCGCCGACGCCCTGGACAGCCCGCCGGCGCCGAAGCTGTCCGCGCCGGTCACCGTGGTCGTCGCCGCCGACGACCCGGGCACGGCGCAGTACCGGCGCCGGTACCGCGACTGGCAGCTCCTGGCCGAACAGGTCGACCTGCACGAACTCGCCGACGGCGGCCACTACTTCCTGCGCACCCGTCCGGCCGAGGCGGCGCAGGCCGTGCTGCGCGCCGCCGAACTGTTCGCCTCTTCCTGA